The DNA region CTTGGCTGCCGTAAAGGCCCGCGAGGCTCGGCGCCTTCACGGCCGAGCCGGGCTCGTGGCAGCCGGCGCAGCCATAGGCCTCGTAGAGGGCCCGGCCCGCCGCGACCTTGCCCTGCTGCGCGCCGGCATGGGTCAGCCAGTCCTGGTAGTCGCCGGGGTTCATGAAGGTGACCTCGCCGCCCATCACCGAATGGTCGGTGCCGCAATATTCCGAGCAGTAGAGGTGGTAGGTGCCAACCTTGTCGGCCTTGAACCACAGGTCGGTGTAGCGGTCGGGCAGGGCTGCCACCTGCATCCGCACGGCCGGCAGGTAGAGGGCGTGGATCACGTCCTGGCTGATGATGTGCAGGCGGATCGGCTGGCCGATCGGCAGGTGCAGGTTGTTGATCTCGGACTGGCCGGTCGGGTGCTGGAACTTCCACATCCATTGCCGGCCGATCGCCTCGACCACCATCGCGTCGGGGGGCGGGTTCTTCGAGTGGACGTACAGCCGCGCGCCCCAGACGAAGAAGATCAGCGTCAGCAGGAACGGGATCAGCATCCAGCTGATCTCGATGAGGTTCGAGCGGATGCCCGAGGGGCTCCGGTCCGCCTCGGAGCCCTCGCGGTAGCGCAGGGCGAAATAGGTGATCGCCACGAAGACCGGGACGGTCAGCAGCAGCGTCAGCACCGTGAAGGCCAGGATGAGCAGGTCGGTCTCGGTCGCGGTGGCGGAGACCGCGGCGGGCCAGAGCTGGAGGGAATCGTGGCTCGGTGTCATCGCGCAGCGGGCTCCACCGGTTCGAGGGAGCGGCCGACCGTCAGGTCCATTGCGCGCCCGATCGGGATGCGCGCGCGAGTGCGGGCCTCGTCCCGGTAGCCGTAGCCGGAGAGACGCGCCGCGGTCTCGGCCCGCTCGCGGTCGAGATCGGCGAAAGGATCGGCCTGCAGGTTCGGCGGCGGCGGCGCCAGCCGCGTCGTCTGCTGGGGCGTCAGGGCGGGGAGGGCCCGGCGCTGGCTCGCCGCGAAGGTGCTCATCATCCAGACCATCGTGCCGACGACCGCCAGCACAGTGAGCGCGAGGCCCGCCATCACCATCACGGTGTTGCGGACGTCGACGTCGCTGACCTCGTGCCCGGGATCGTCGGGATCGCGCTGGGAATTGGCCGCCGGGCGCGGCGGGCGCCCGTTCAGCAGGCTGCTGCCGCGCAGGGTCAGCCCGGCGAGGATCGCCGGGATCAGGCCGGTGGGTCCGTCCGCGCTCATGCCGGCCTCCCGGCGCGGCGGGCCGCGGAGGCCGCGCGGTCGGCGCGCGGACGCATCAGGGGGCGCAGCGCGGCCGCGAGGCAGAAAACGGCGCCGGCGGCCAGCACGTCGCTCGGCCGGAGAACGAAGCGGTCGCGCACCGCCGGGGTGACCAGCCAGAACATCTCCAGGGCGTGGACGGCGAGCGCCGCGCCGGCCAGGATCCGGGTGGTCGGGCGCCCCGGTCGCAGGGTCGCGAGCCCGGCCAGCACCACGACCGCGCCGGCCACGATCGCCAGTGCCCGCCCGACCCAGCCGCCGCGGGCGAAGTACCACGCCACCTCGGGCGGCAGGTTGGCCGACCAGACGATCAGGAACTGCACGAAGTGCATGTAGGCCCAGAGGCCGAGGAGCACGACGAGGGGGACGAGCCGGCCCCTGCCGGGGGCCGTGCGGCCGCGACCCACGGGCTCCGGCTCCTCCCAGGCCAGCAGGATCGCCGCCGCGAAGGCGAGGCCGCTCCACGCCGTCATCACCAGGAGGCCCAGGAGGGTGGAATCGAGCCGCGGATCCAGGGAGGCGACGACGTCGGTGACGAACAGCGTGCCGATCACCGCGTGCAGCCCCACCGCCGGCACGGTCCGCCCCTCGCCGGGCGCCTCGAAGGGCTTGGCGAAGCGCAGCGCCAGCCACGTCCAGGCGGCCAGATAGACGACCACCCGGACCACGAAGAACGGTACCGTGAACCACAGGGCGGCCAGGGGCGTGCGGGCCGGTGCGCTCACCCATGGATAGAGCAGGGGCGCGGCGGCCAGGAGCGGCAGCGCCAGCACGGCCGCGACCGGCATCAGCGCCGTCAGCCGGCGCAGACCCGCCAGCATCTCCACGCCGCCGCGCTCGCGGACCCGCTTGCCGAAGCGCTCGGCGACGATGACCACCGGCAGGGCGCCGACCGGCAGGGCGAGGAGGACCAGCCACGCCGCGAGATACGAGGCCGCGGCGCCGCGCCAGCCGCCCGCGATCAGGCAGACGGCCAGGAGGACGAGGCCGGCGAGGCCGAGCAGGGCGGGGCGCCTCACGGCGTCGCCTCCAGCCGCGCGCGATCCGCCGCCGGCAGGCTCGCCACCGGGGCGTCCTGGCTGAGCTGGAGGGCGCGGACGTAGGCGACGATCGCCCAGCGGTCGGCCGAGGGGATCATCTGGGCCATGCCGAACATCGCCTTCCGGCCGTTCGAGATCGCGTCGTAGAGGTCCGACGCGGAGGCCACCCGCACGGGCCCGGCGGTGAGGTCGCCGGCATGCGGGAAGCCCCGGGCCACGATCATCCCGGCGCCGCGGCCATCCTGTCCGTGGCAGGGGGTGCAGAACACGCCGTAGCGCTCGCGGCCCTGGTCGAGGAGCGCCCGGCTGATCGTCTGCGGCTGCGGCGCCGCGCGAGCCGGATCGCGCCGCGGCACGGTGCCGGCCACAGGCTGGCGCATGGTGATCTCGCGGGGGAAGAACGGGTTCTTGTCCCAGGTCTTGGCCCGGGCCTGATCGGCCATGTCGGCCTCGCCGCAGGCGGCGAGCGGCGCGAGGGCCAGGCAGGCGAGGAGGGCGCGCGGCCCGGTGCGCGGGGCGGCGCGCCTCATCGCGGGATCCGCCGGATCTCGAGGGGGCGCCCGGCCTCGGCCGGCAGGGACGCGAGCCGCCGCTCGATCCGCGCCGCGTCGAACCGGTCGCCCCGCGCCTCCGCGGAGAGGAAGAACCGGTCCTCCGAGGCCCGCAGGAAGCCCGGGATGTTGAAGGCCGGGTGGTTCAGGCGAGGCAGCCGGTTGAGCACGAGGAGCGCGAGGTGGATCGCCACGCAGCCCGCCATCATCGCGAAGGAGACGCTCGGGACCACGAAGGAGGGCCAGGACAGGCGTGGGCGGCCGCCGATCAGGAACACGTAGTCGTAGGCCGTGGCGTAGACGCACATCGCGAAGAAGCCGAAGCCGCCGAGCAGGGCCCCGGCGAGGGCGTAGGGCAGGATCGAGCGCCCCTCCAGGCCGAGGGGCCGCAGGGTGCGGGGCATCGGCACCGGGCCGTGCCCGTCGAGATGGACCTGGTCCGGGCTGATCCCGGACACCGCCTGGAGGGCGGCGGCGAGGTCGCCCTGGCTCGCGAAGGTCGCCGACACGCCCCACAGGGGCGCGGTGACCGGGTTCTCCTCCGGGCGGCCCGTGGCCCGGGACGCCGCCATCCGGGCGGCCTCCTGAGCGGCCGGCGACACTGTCAGGGCGAGGCGGCGGCTCTCGACGATCGAGACGGCCGGCAGGTAGCGCAGGAACAGGAGCAGCAGGGTCAGGAACAGCCCGATCGAGCCCGCGAAGGTGGCGATGCCCCAGATGTCGGTCGTGTAGGGCAGCCTCGAGGAGGGCAGGAAGTCCTGGGTCAGGGTGACGACCAGGACCATGACGTGGTCGGCATAGGCGCCGATCGCCACGAGGAGACCGACCGTCGCGATGGCGAGCGGCGCCGTGCGGGCCCGGGCGGACCACAGGATCTGCGCGGGCAGGCCGAGGCACAGGATCGCCGTCCAGGAGACCAGCGCGTGGTCGCCGGTCATGCGCCGGACCAGGACGCCGCGCCCCTCGGCGTCTCCGTTGAGGAACGTGTCGAAATACTCGGCCGCGTAGCAATAGGCACTGGCGCAGCCGAGGCAGAGCAGCAGCCGCCCGAGCACGTCGAGATGCCGGTCGGTCACCAGGGCGTCGAGGCCGTAGACGAGGCGGATCAGCATCACGATCACCGCCGTGACGCCGACGCCCGAATAGACCGCGTTGACCAGGAAGCTCACCGGCAGCAGCGTGCTGTGCCAGCCGGGCATCAGCGAGCCCGCCAGCATCACCGAGGCGCCGGTCTGGACCGAGACCACCAGCAGCACGCCGAGCAGCGCCACCGTCCGGTAGGCCTGGACCCAGATCTGCCAGTGGGCCGCCGAGCCGCGCCAGCCCGAGGCGAGGATGCCGTAGACCTGCGCGCGCAGGCGGGCGAGCTTGCGGGTCGGCGCCTTCACGTCGAACTGGCGGAGGGCCTCGACGTGGGCCCGGTCGCGCAGCGTCGCGAGGTCCGGCAGCAGGCCGATGAACCAGAGGCTCACGCAGATCACCAGGAACGACACGATGTCGATCGCGTCCCAGAGGAGCGGCGAGCGGAACTGCGGCCAGAGATTGTAGGTGTTGGGGTAGGGCAGGTTCCAGAAGAAGAACCACGGCCGGCCGAGATGGATGATCGGGTAGAGCCCGGCCGCCGCGGTGGCGAGCAGCGCCAGGGTCTCGGCGATGCGGTTCACCGCCCCTCGCCACTCCGCGCCGAGGAGGAGCAGGATCGCCGAGACCAGCAGGCTGCCGGAGGCGACGCCGATCCACCAGTCATAGCTCGCGATGTCCAGCGCCCAGACGACGGCGTTGTTGTTCGCCCAGATCCCGGGGCCGGCGTAGAGCAGGTAGCCGAGGGTGAGGGCGAACAGGCCGAGGAGCGCGGCCGCCCCCGCGAAGGCGATCCACCAGCGCCGGTTACCGGGATGCGTCAGCGGGATCTCCGCGACCGCGCCGCCGATGCCCGGGAGGGTCGCGTCGGGCCGGATCAGGGCGCCGGACATGCTCAGCCCTCCCGTCCGTTGGGATCGGCGGCGGGGGCGAGCCCGGCGAGGTAGGTGGTGCGCGGCCGTGTGTTCAGGTGGCCGAGGAGCGCGTATTCCCGCGTGTCCCGGCGGGCGGCCGAGACCTGACTCCCCGGGTCGGCGACGTTGCCGAAGGTGATCGCCCGGGTCGGGCAGGCGCCCTGGCAGGCGGTCTCCACCGCGCCGTCGGGGATCGGCGCGTGGGCGTCCTTGGCCGATGTGATCCGCGCCGCCGTGATGCGCTGGATGCAGTAGGTGCACTTCTCCATCACGCCGCGGGACCGGACCGTGACCTCGGGATTGCGCTGCTGCTGCTCCACCGGGGTCATGCCGCCGGTATAGTCGCGGTAGTTGAAGCGCCGGACCTTGTAGGGGCAGTAGCTCTGGCAGGTCCGGGTGCCGACGCAGCGGTTGTAGACCTGAAGGTTCAGGCCCTCGCTGTCGTGGAGCGTCGCCTCGACGGGGCAGCCCAGCTCGCAGGGCGCCTGCTCGCAATGCATGCAGGGGACCGGCTGGAAATGCGTGGTCGGCGCGTCGAGGTCGCCCGCGTAGTAGCGGTCGACCCGCAGCCAGCCCATCCAGCGCCCGAGCGCGACCTCCTCGCGCCCGACCACCGGAATGTTGTTCTCCGCCTGGCAGGCGGTGACGCAGGCGTTGCAGCCGATGCAGGCGTCGAGGTCGATGGCCATGCCCCACTGCGCCGCGACCCAGCGGTCCTGGCTCTCCGGGGGCGGGTAGAACGAGGCGGGGGTCGGCGCGCCCTTCGGGTCGCCCGCGGGAGCGGCGCCGAGCGCCTGCACGCGCACGAGGTCCTGCCCGTCCATCGTGCCGAGGTGCTGGGTGGTCACCGGCCTGCGCTGCCGGCCGGTCTTCGTCAGCCGGGCGCCGGCGAGCCGCCAGGTCGAACCGGCCGGGCGCAGGGGCGCGGCGTCGTAGCCGAGGCCGCGGGCGAGGTGGTCCGGCACGTCGCGGCCGTAGCCGAGCGTGAGGGTCACGGTGGCGTCGGCCTGGCCGGGCAGGATCCAGGCCGGCCCCTCGACCGCGCGGCCGCCTTCCTCGACCCGCAGGATGTCGCCCGTCGCGATCCCCGCGCGCTCGGCGAGGCGCGGGCTCACCGCGACCACGTTCTCCCAGACCACCTTGGTCATGGGCTTCGGGAGCTCCTGCAGCCACGCGAGGTCGGCGTGGGTGCCGTCCCAGATCGTCGGATCGGGCCGGAACAGAACCTCGACCCCGTCGACGGCCGGCGCGGGAGACGAGGCCGGGGTGGACGACGGCGTAGGCGCAGCGTCCTGCGTCAGCGCGACGGTCTCGGCCGTGTGCGCGCTGTCCGCCCAGAAGCCGAGGCGCAGGGCCTCGGTGAAGCGGGCCTCGAAGGCCGCGTCGTCCTCGCCGGCGCTCCGCGCCTGCGCCTTGAGGAGGCCGAGGGTGTCCTGGCCACTCTCCCCAGCCTCGCCGCCGGCCAGGAAGGCCAGCATCTCCGGCAGCGTCCGGCCGTTGTAGAGGGGGGCGACGGTCGGCTGGATCAGTCCCACCGTCCCGTCGAGGGACCGGATGTCGCCCCAGGATTCCAGCGGATGGGCGGCGGGCAGGTGCCAGTCGGCATGCGCGCCGGTCTCGTCGTAGTAGAGCCCCGCGTGGATCTTGAGCGGCACGCGCGCCATCCGGGCGGCGAAATCGAGGGCGCCCGGCGCCTCGTAGACCGGGTTGGCGCCGAGCACGACGAGCACCTTGACGGCACCCCGATCCATGGCCTCCGCGAGCTCCGCGAGGGTCCCGGCGCCCGTCTCCTCCGCGGGCGCCGTGTGGACCAGGGTCGTGCCGGTGTTGCCGAGGGCGCCGTTGAGGCGGTGGACCAGCGCGTGCAGTTCCGGGCTCGCGGTCAGGCCGGCGGTGACGATGCCGCTCCCGCGGGCCTCGGTGAGCGCCGTCCCGGCATTCCGCGTCCAGCGCGCGACGGGGTCGTCGCCCGCCGGCGCCGCGCCGCCCGCGGCGAGGGCGAGCAGGTCCCGGGCGACGTCCTCCAGCCGGCCGGCCGGGACCACGAGGCCGCGATCCGCCTTGGCGCTGGTCAGCGTCGGGGTCGGCGCCGCCGCGTGGAGGGTGAGGAGGCGGCCCTCCGCGTAGGCCGCGCGCCGCGCCTCGCTCCAGCGCCGCGACAGGCCGACTTGGCCGGGCCCGAGGTCCAGGAAATCGCCGTCCAGCGCCACGATGGTGCGGGCGCGGCCGAAATCGGGAATGGTCTCCAGCGGCCGCCCGTAGGCCTGGCGCGCACCCTCGTAGATCCCACCGCGATCGGCGCCGGCGCCGGTGTACCAGCGGAGCGCCGGGTAGGCGGCCCGCAGCCGCGCGATCTGCGCGGCCACGCCGGGCGACGTCACCGGGCCGGTGAGCAGGGCGAGACCCTCGCCGCGGCTCTCGCGCCAGCCCGGCATCCGGCCCTGCAGGTCCGCCCGGAAGGCCGCCCAGGAACTCGGCCTGCCGAGATGCTGCACCGCCTGGGAGCGGAACGGGTCGTAGAGCCCGAGGACCGAGGCCTGGGCCAGCACGTCGGTGCCGCCGCGGCTCCAGGGATGCTCGGGATTGCCCTCGATCTTCAGGGGGCGGCCGTTGCGGGTGGTGACCAGGATGCCGTTGCCGAAGCCGTCGAACACCGCCGAGGAGGCGTAGGACAGGTCCGTGCCGGGCACGATCCGCTCGGGCTGGTTGACGTAGGGCACCTCGTAGTCGCGGCCGCTGCCCCCGCCGCAGGCGGTGAGGCCGCCCAGCGCGAAGGAGGCGGCCATCAGCTTAAGGAAGCCGCGCCGCTCCGGGGCGGCGGCGAGCCGGGACGCCGACGGGAACTCCGCCGCCAGATAGGCGCGGAACTCGGGGCTGTCGGCCACGGCGTCGAGGCTGCGCCAGAAGCGCGGTCCGTCGCCGCCGGCGAGTTTTTCGCGCAGGGCCGCGATGTCGGGGGCGCCGGTCATCGGTGGCAGATCCCGCATTCGGTCAGCCGCTCCCCGCCGCGGATATGGTACTGGGCCACGAGCTTCGGGCCCAGCGTCGCCTGATCGGCCGGCGGCTTCCAAGTCATGTTCCAGACCTGATCCGGCGTGCGGACGTACTTCTCCGGGGCCCGGTGGCAATCGAGGCAGAACTGCATCTCGAAGGCGTTGGCCCGGTAGGTCATCTGCATCGACGTGACGTCGCCGTGGCAGGTCGAGCAGCCGATCCCCTTCGTCACGTGGACGGAGTGGTTGTAGTAGACGTATTGCGGCAGCTTGTTCAGCCGCTTCCATTCGAGTGGCTTGTCCTGCGCGTAGCTGTCGCGCACCGGCTTGAGCATCTCGGAGCCGGTCCAGATCTGCGAGTGGCAGGTCATGCAGGTGTGGGTCGGCGGGATGCCGGCGGTGGCTTCCCGGTCGACCGTGGTGTGGCAGTAGCGACACTGGATGCCGAGCTCGCCGGAATGGTGCTTGTGGCTGAACGGCAGCGGCTGGGCCGGCGCGACCCCGACACCCGTGACGTAGTTCGAGCGCACGATCCCGGCCGCCAGGACCGGGACGCCCACCAAGCAGGCCACGCCGGTCATCAGCGCGAGGCGGTAGAGCGCGTCGGCGCCGGGGGTGAACAGCTGCGCCATCAGGCCGTCCCGGACGTCGAGCCGGCGGGGCCGGGCCCTTCGGTCTGCTCAGCCCGTCGCCGCACGCGTCACCCCATCCTCTGGTCCCGGCCGGAATCGGCTGCGCCGGCATGCCCACGCGATGCGGCCCGAGCTGACGCGGCGACCGGACCTCGCGGCGGTCTCCGGGATCGAGCCGCGCGCACCGATTTCAACCTAGAGCGCTTCCAGACCAGGGCTAGAACTTGAATCAGTTCTGCCGACATGTCGCACGGGGCCGGGCCGCGCCGGCCACCCTTTCCGCCGCAGCCGTGAAGGCCTATGCCGCGGGCTTCGGCGCCCCCCCGATGCTGTCCGGAGACGCATGGAATCCGATCCTCTCCTCCTGACGTGGCGCGCCGCGCGGCCTCAGCACACCGTCGCGGCGGCCCTCGCGGTCGGGATCGGCGCGCCGCTCTGCGCCCTGGCGCTCCTGTGCCTGCGCGACCTGATCGCGGTCCTGCCGCGCGACGAGGCGCCGGTGCTCCCGTTCCTGCGCGTGGCGGCGGAACTCCCGGGCCGGGAACTGGTGCTCGTCCCCGGCATCCCGATGCGACCCGCCGAACTCGAACTCACGGCCTTCCTGTGCATCGCGGTCTGCGCCCTGGCTCTGGCGGGTGTCGGCTGGTTCGTGGCGCGCCTGTGCTTCAAGGCGCAGAACAAGGCCGGGGACGCCGTCCGCGAGGGCGTGCTGCGGGCGATCCTCGAGGCGCCGGCGGGCGCCCGGGACGAGGCGCGCGGCCTCACCCGGATCGTCGGCGAGGTGCTGGCCCGGGCCGACCGCCTGCTCGCGGCCGGCATCGTCCTGCCGGCGATGACCCTCGCGGCCCTGATCCTGGCGCTCGGCTTCGCGGCGCTCGCCGCGCCCCGACTGGTCCCCGCGGCGGTGATCGGCCTCGCGGCGATCGGCCTCGCCTACGGGCTGGTGCTCGAGCGCGCGCGCGACCGGCAGGAGCTGCGCCTGCGCTCGAGCGCGCGCGCCGAGGAGAGCCTGAACGACCTCGTCCGGCGGCTGCCCGCCGTGCGCAACCACGGCGCGGCGGCCATCGAGCGCCAACGCATCGCCGCCCGCGTCGCCGCGATGCGGGCCAATGTCGGGCGGGCCGAGGCGCGGCTGGCCTATGCCCGGGCGCCGGCCCTGGCCCTGGCGGTGATCCTGCCGGCGATCGCCGCCGGCACCGCGCTCTGGCGCTCGGGGCCGGGCCAGCCGCCCGCGGCCCCGGTGGATCCGGCCGCCCTCGTGGCGGCCGTGGGCGCCTTCGGCCTCGCCGGCTGGCTGGCAGCGATCTGCGCGCGGCTCTGGATGGTCCGCCGGTCGGTGCGCCCGCGCCTCCGCGATCTCGCCCGCACCATCGCGGCCCTCGAGGGGCGGCGGGCGCGGACCGCCCGCACCGGGTCCGCCGCCCTGCCGCTGCCCCGGTCCGGGATCCTGGCCACCGAGGGCGTCGGCGCCTTCGACCCGGCCACGGGCGAGCGCCTGACTGGCGTCGACGTGGCCGTGTCGATGCCGGGCCACGTGGCGATCACCGGCGACCGCGGCAGCGGCGCCCGCGCGCTGGCGGCGGTGCTGGCCGGCCAGGTCGAGCCGACGGCCGGGGCCGTCACCTACGCGGGAACGGACCTGCGCGACTTCGACGCCGCCGAGCGGGCCCGGCGGATCGCCTTCACGTCGGGCGAGGCGATCCTGATGGAGGGCTCCCTCCGCCAGAACCTGCTCTACGGCACCGATACGGCGACCGCGCCCGACGACATCGCGCTGATCGGCATCAGCCGGCTCACCGGCCTCGACGGCTTCGTGTACGCCCGCGGACTGACCGGGCGGCTCGATCCGGCCGCCCAGCCGCGGCTCGCCGCCGCGATCGTCGCCGCGCGCCGCACCATGCGGGTGGCGCTGGCCGCCAAGGGGGCCGAGCGCCTGGTCGAGCCCTTCGATCCCGACCGCTACAACAACCAGGCCAGCATCGGCGAGAACATCCTGTTCGGCGAGCCGGTGGGCGGCACCTTCGCGCCCCTGCGGTTCGCCCGCCACCCCTACCTGCGGGCGGTGCTGGAGGCCGAGGGGCTGGTTCGCCCGCTTACCGAGATCGGCCTGTCGGTGGCCCGCAGCACGGTGGAGATCTTCGCCGACCTGCCCAACGACCACCCCCTGTTCGACGCCTACTCGCTGTTCCAGGCGGCCGAGCGGGGCTATTTCGAGGATCTCGTGGCACGCCTGCCCGGCGCGGCGAGCCTGCGCCGGGGGCCGGCCGGCCAGCGCGACCGCACGCGGCTGATCGGCCTCGCGCTGCGCTACAACGAGGCCCGCCACCGCTTCGGCCTGATCGACGGCCTGTTCGAGGAGCGCCTCGTGCAGGCGCGCCGGTCCTTCGCGCGGATGCTGCCGCCCCACCTCGCCGGCGCGGTGGTGTTCCACGACCCCTCGCGGGTCAACCCGGCCGCGAGCCTGGAGGAGAACCTGCTGTTCGGGCGGATCAGTCTCGGCGAGGCCAATGCCGAGCCGCGGGTGCGCGAACTGGTGCGCCGGGTCCTGGCCGACGAGGGCCTCGAGGCGTCGGTCTACGGCCTCGGCCTCGACAGCAGGGTCGAGATCCAGCCGAGCACCGGGGCGCTCGCGGACGGCGCGATCAACGCCCGCGAGCGGGTGGCGATCGAGTTGAGCAGGTGCCTCGCCCGCGACCCCGACATCCTCGTGGTCGCGGTGGCGATGGACGAGCGCAAGGCCGAGGGCGCGCGCGAGCGCCTCGCCCAGCTGCGGCAGGCGCGGGCCGGGCGCGGCCTCATCGTCTGCCTGCCCGAGACGGGACTCGCGGAGAGCGCCGCGCCGTTCGACGCGGTGATCGCCGTGGAGAACAGCGCCGTCATCGTCCCCGTGCCGGCCGATGCCGAGCGGGAGCCGGCGCCGGCGGCCTGAGGGGGACCGTCGGCGGCCCGGCCGCGCAGCCTCACGGCCGCCGCAATAATCCGTCAGGTTGCGAGGCCGCGCCCGTCCGGCAGCCATCCCGGCCGATCCAGCGCGGACGGTTCATGCCCCTGTCGACCTCGCTTCCCCTCGCCGCCGGCCTCGTTCTGCTGGCCCTCGCAGGCCCGGCCGCCGCGCAGGCGGGCAAGGCCGAAGCGCCGATCCCGGCCGCGACCCTCGCGCTGATGGCACAGAAGGGCGTGACGGCCGCCGCGCCGGTCCTGTTCCGGGCCTACAAGAAGGAATCGGAGATCGAGGTCTGGAAGAAGGGCGCCTCGGGCTACGTCTACATCAAGACCTTCCCGATCTGCCGCTGGTCCGGCCAGCTCGGGCCCAAGCGCAAGAGCGGTGACCGGCAGACCCCGGAGGGATTCTACTCGGTGCCCCGGCGCCAGATGAACCCGAACTCGCACTACTACCTGTCCTTCGACGTCGGCTATCCCAACGCCTACGACCGGGCCCACGGCGGCACCGGCTCCGCCGTGATGGTGCACGGGATCTGCTCGTCCATGGGCTGCTTCGCCATGACCAACGGCACGGTCGGCGAGATCTACGCCATCGCCCGGGACGCGCTGAACGGCGGGCAGGCGGCCTTCCAGTTCCAGTCCTACCCGTTCCGGATGACGGCCGAGAACATGGCCCGCCACCGGACCGACCCCAACATCGCCTTCTGGCGGGACCTTAAGGCCGGCTCCGACCGGTTCGAAGTCAGCCGGGAGGAGCTGCAGGTCTCGGTCGTCGCCGGCCGTTACGCCTTCGCGCCCGCCCGGGATCCCGCCGTCGAGGCGGCCGTCACCACCCGCCGGGCCGTCGAGGAGGCGCGGATGACCGCCCTGGCCGAGGCGGGCGAGCCCGCCGTGCGCACCACCTATTCCGACGGCGGGCAGAACGCCTTCTGGGCGGCCTACACGGCCCGGGGCGGGGCGGTGGGGGACATCAGCCGGCCGGAAGCCCTGGCCTTCGCCGGTCAGGAGGTGGTGGTCGTGCCGGGCCACCGCGCCCATCGGCCGGTGCCCGAAACGGTCTGGGCCGGCTGGGCCGCGCCCGGATCGGGCCTGTCGCCGCGGCAGATGGCGGGGTTCGTGCCGGTCTACGAGCGGGCGCCCGACCCGTTCGGGGCCCTGGTCGCGCCGCTCCCGACGCGGTACAGCGACGCACTCCCGTCCTGGCTGGCCGCGGGACTCGCCGGGTCGGCGACCGGCCGCCCGATTCTGGCTGGGTCGCCGGCCGGTCTCCTGGCCGCCGCGGAGCCCCTCTGAGCATGCGCGGGCCCTTCGTGGCGGCCCGTGCGTGTGCGCGGACGCACATCACGACCGCGTGCGGCACACCAATTCATGGTACGGCAGGGGATGAGCGGTACACCTGCTCCGTCGGCCTGCCGTATTCAAAGCTACCTTCCCGGAACGGCGACGGGGTTTCGATCATAAGTGATCGGGACCGACTGTCCGCGGATTCGTGATCGCCATGTCGAACAGTTCCGAGCCGACCATCCTGGCGGCCGACCAGGACCTCGCACTGCGCTTCTGGGGCGTCCGCGGCTCGACGCCCGTCAGCGGCCCGCAATACGCCGAGTTCGGCGGCAGCACGCCCTGCATCGAGGTGCGGTGCGGCCAGCGCATGTTCATCGTCGACGCCGGCTCGGGCATCTACAACCTCGGGCAGGGTCACCGGACCGATCTGCCCCAGGAAGTCGACCTGCTGTTCAGCCACCTGCATCTCGACCACACCGCCGGTCTGCCCTTCTTCAAGCCGGCGGTCCTCGATCCCGACCGGGTGATCAACACCTACTGCGGCAACCTCGGCGGCGAATCGG from Methylobacterium sp. NMS14P includes:
- a CDS encoding ABC transporter ATP-binding protein, producing the protein MESDPLLLTWRAARPQHTVAAALAVGIGAPLCALALLCLRDLIAVLPRDEAPVLPFLRVAAELPGRELVLVPGIPMRPAELELTAFLCIAVCALALAGVGWFVARLCFKAQNKAGDAVREGVLRAILEAPAGARDEARGLTRIVGEVLARADRLLAAGIVLPAMTLAALILALGFAALAAPRLVPAAVIGLAAIGLAYGLVLERARDRQELRLRSSARAEESLNDLVRRLPAVRNHGAAAIERQRIAARVAAMRANVGRAEARLAYARAPALALAVILPAIAAGTALWRSGPGQPPAAPVDPAALVAAVGAFGLAGWLAAICARLWMVRRSVRPRLRDLARTIAALEGRRARTARTGSAALPLPRSGILATEGVGAFDPATGERLTGVDVAVSMPGHVAITGDRGSGARALAAVLAGQVEPTAGAVTYAGTDLRDFDAAERARRIAFTSGEAILMEGSLRQNLLYGTDTATAPDDIALIGISRLTGLDGFVYARGLTGRLDPAAQPRLAAAIVAARRTMRVALAAKGAERLVEPFDPDRYNNQASIGENILFGEPVGGTFAPLRFARHPYLRAVLEAEGLVRPLTEIGLSVARSTVEIFADLPNDHPLFDAYSLFQAAERGYFEDLVARLPGAASLRRGPAGQRDRTRLIGLALRYNEARHRFGLIDGLFEERLVQARRSFARMLPPHLAGAVVFHDPSRVNPAASLEENLLFGRISLGEANAEPRVRELVRRVLADEGLEASVYGLGLDSRVEIQPSTGALADGAINARERVAIELSRCLARDPDILVVAVAMDERKAEGARERLAQLRQARAGRGLIVCLPETGLAESAAPFDAVIAVENSAVIVPVPADAEREPAPAA
- a CDS encoding L,D-transpeptidase family protein produces the protein MPLSTSLPLAAGLVLLALAGPAAAQAGKAEAPIPAATLALMAQKGVTAAAPVLFRAYKKESEIEVWKKGASGYVYIKTFPICRWSGQLGPKRKSGDRQTPEGFYSVPRRQMNPNSHYYLSFDVGYPNAYDRAHGGTGSAVMVHGICSSMGCFAMTNGTVGEIYAIARDALNGGQAAFQFQSYPFRMTAENMARHRTDPNIAFWRDLKAGSDRFEVSREELQVSVVAGRYAFAPARDPAVEAAVTTRRAVEEARMTALAEAGEPAVRTTYSDGGQNAFWAAYTARGGAVGDISRPEALAFAGQEVVVVPGHRAHRPVPETVWAGWAAPGSGLSPRQMAGFVPVYERAPDPFGALVAPLPTRYSDALPSWLAAGLAGSATGRPILAGSPAGLLAAAEPL